A genomic window from Brevibacillus agri includes:
- the pyrH gene encoding UMP kinase — translation MPLPAYKRVVLKLSGEALAGDLGYGIDPKVIFSVANQIKEIVELGVQVAVVVGGGNIWRGLSGSSKGMDRATADYMGMLATIMNSLALQDGLEKVNVPTRVQTSIEMRQVAEPYIRRRAIRHLEKMRVVIFAAGTGNPYFSTDTTAALRAAEIEAEVILMAKNKVDGVYSADPSLDPNAQKYDKLTFLEVLNKGLGVMDSTASSLCMDNSIPLIVFNISEEGNIRRAVMGDKIGTLVKGE, via the coding sequence CGGGGGACCTCGGGTACGGAATCGACCCGAAGGTGATCTTCTCCGTAGCGAACCAGATCAAGGAAATCGTAGAATTGGGAGTACAAGTCGCCGTAGTCGTCGGTGGAGGTAACATCTGGCGCGGACTTTCCGGAAGCTCCAAAGGAATGGATCGGGCTACTGCTGACTACATGGGGATGTTGGCCACGATTATGAACTCACTCGCCTTGCAGGATGGGTTGGAAAAAGTGAACGTCCCGACTCGTGTCCAAACCTCGATTGAGATGCGACAAGTGGCGGAGCCATACATACGCCGACGCGCCATTCGCCACCTGGAGAAAATGCGCGTGGTCATTTTCGCTGCCGGAACGGGTAACCCTTATTTTTCTACAGATACGACGGCTGCCCTGCGTGCTGCTGAAATCGAAGCAGAGGTCATTTTGATGGCGAAAAACAAGGTCGATGGGGTCTATTCCGCTGACCCGAGCCTGGATCCGAATGCGCAAAAGTACGACAAGCTGACGTTCCTGGAAGTCCTCAACAAAGGGCTGGGTGTTATGGATTCGACCGCATCGAGCTTGTGCATGGATAACAGCATCCCACTCATCGTGTTTAACATTTCCGAAGAAGGCAATATTCGCCGGGCAGTAATGGGCGATAAAATCGGTACTCTAGTGAAGGGGGAATAA
- the frr gene encoding ribosome recycling factor, whose translation MPQTVLKDMEERMNKAILALKKDLSSLRAGRANPAMLDRVMVDYYGTPTPISQLANISVPEPRMLTIQPWDKTALKEIDRALQQSDLGISPSNDGVIIRLVIPPLTEERRKELVKLASKGGEEAKVAIRNIRRDANDEIKKLEKAATISEDESRRHQETIQKTTDKFIAEVDKIVKDKEKDILEV comes from the coding sequence ATGCCACAAACAGTGCTAAAAGACATGGAAGAACGTATGAATAAAGCGATCCTCGCTTTGAAAAAAGACTTGTCCAGCCTCCGTGCAGGCCGTGCCAACCCTGCGATGCTGGACCGCGTGATGGTGGACTACTACGGTACGCCAACACCGATCAGCCAGCTCGCGAACATCAGCGTTCCTGAGCCGCGCATGCTGACGATCCAGCCGTGGGACAAAACCGCGCTGAAAGAAATTGACCGTGCGCTGCAACAGTCTGACCTGGGCATTTCTCCATCCAATGATGGGGTTATCATCCGCCTGGTCATCCCGCCGCTTACCGAAGAGCGCCGCAAAGAGCTCGTGAAGCTGGCGTCAAAAGGCGGAGAGGAAGCGAAAGTCGCCATCCGCAATATTCGCCGCGATGCGAATGACGAGATCAAAAAGCTGGAAAAGGCTGCGACCATTTCCGAGGATGAATCCCGTCGCCATCAGGAAACGATCCAAAAAACGACCGACAAGTTCATCGCAGAAGTCGACAAGATCGTGAAGGACAAAGAAAAAGACATCTTGGAAGTATAA
- a CDS encoding isoprenyl transferase — MLEHLARKWSRKEKQSVPAELDRSGKIPQHVAVIMDGNGRWANMRNLPRVAGHRAGMKTVKEVVKAADEIGVRYMTMYAFSTENWKRPRDEVDFLMKLPQEFLSTELDELIERDVRIRMLGSKEELPSHTLKALHEAEERTQGNQGLQLCFALNYGGRDEIVKAFSVLAQKVKAGELDPGELDEEAISRYLYTSDIPDPDLLIRTSGEIRLSNFMLWQLAYTELWFTDVLWPDFTREHFFQAIVEYQGRARRYGAV, encoded by the coding sequence ATGTTAGAACATCTGGCGCGCAAATGGAGCCGCAAGGAAAAACAATCGGTACCAGCCGAGTTGGATCGTTCCGGAAAAATCCCGCAGCATGTCGCGGTGATTATGGACGGCAACGGTCGTTGGGCCAATATGCGCAATTTACCCCGGGTCGCCGGGCATCGAGCAGGCATGAAAACGGTAAAGGAAGTCGTAAAGGCTGCTGACGAGATCGGCGTGCGTTACATGACCATGTACGCTTTTTCTACAGAAAACTGGAAGCGACCACGCGACGAAGTCGATTTTCTCATGAAGCTTCCGCAGGAATTTTTGTCGACAGAATTGGATGAATTGATCGAACGCGACGTGCGCATCCGCATGCTCGGCAGCAAGGAAGAGCTGCCGTCGCATACGTTGAAGGCTCTGCATGAAGCAGAGGAGCGCACCCAAGGAAATCAAGGTCTTCAATTGTGTTTTGCCTTGAATTACGGAGGTCGCGACGAAATCGTCAAAGCGTTTTCCGTGTTGGCACAGAAAGTAAAAGCGGGGGAGCTCGATCCGGGAGAACTGGATGAAGAAGCGATTTCCCGTTATCTTTATACAAGCGACATTCCGGACCCTGACCTCTTGATTCGCACCAGTGGAGAAATTCGCTTGAGTAACTTTATGCTTTGGCAGTTGGCTTACACAGAATTGTGGTTTACGGATGTGCTCTGGCCTGATTTTACCCGTGAACACTTTTTTCAAGCGATTGTGGAATACCAAGGCCGAGCTCGTCGCTACGGGGCGGTATAG
- a CDS encoding phosphatidate cytidylyltransferase, protein MKQRIITGLIGGAAFLFFIYLGGAWYSLLVFLLAVIGHFEFMRMAGIQPFHVAGILGYALVVSLLWPSLAFSEWLRISMPDLLLPVILLLLIYSVLRKNQFHIEHVALTLVGALYIGFGFTYMAAARNLPDGLMLTALVIAAIWSTDSGAYFVGKAIGKRKLWPEISPNKTVEGALGGLAAAILVVIVINASFGSLPFDKALVIALVAGVVGQLGDLVESAFKRHFHVKDSGQLIPGHGGVLDRFDSFLLVFPVLHLLGIV, encoded by the coding sequence TTGAAGCAACGAATCATAACAGGCCTGATTGGTGGAGCGGCTTTTCTCTTTTTTATCTACCTAGGTGGAGCCTGGTACTCACTATTGGTGTTTTTGCTGGCCGTCATAGGCCATTTTGAATTTATGCGGATGGCTGGCATTCAGCCATTCCATGTGGCAGGAATACTCGGCTACGCGCTCGTGGTCAGCTTGCTCTGGCCGTCGCTCGCGTTTTCGGAATGGCTTCGCATCAGTATGCCGGATCTGTTGCTGCCTGTCATCCTGCTTTTGTTGATTTACTCCGTTTTGCGGAAAAATCAGTTTCACATTGAACACGTCGCCCTTACGCTGGTGGGGGCGTTATACATAGGCTTCGGTTTTACATACATGGCCGCAGCCCGCAACCTCCCCGACGGACTGATGCTCACCGCGCTGGTGATCGCAGCGATCTGGTCGACGGATTCGGGGGCCTATTTTGTCGGGAAAGCGATCGGCAAGCGCAAGCTGTGGCCGGAAATCAGTCCCAACAAAACGGTCGAGGGTGCGCTTGGCGGCTTGGCAGCGGCTATTTTGGTCGTCATCGTCATCAATGCAAGCTTCGGCAGCTTGCCATTTGACAAGGCGCTCGTCATCGCGCTGGTCGCCGGTGTCGTCGGGCAGTTGGGCGACCTGGTAGAGTCGGCGTTCAAACGACATTTTCACGTAAAAGATTCAGGACAGCTCATTCCCGGACACGGCGGCGTGCTGGATCGTTTCGACAGTTTTTTGCTTGTCTTTCCGGTTTTGCATCTGCTAGGTATCGTCTGA
- a CDS encoding 1-deoxy-D-xylulose-5-phosphate reductoisomerase, which yields MKKIALLGSTGSIGTSTLEVVEQHPEEFSVVAMAAGTNVELLAQQVETFRPELVSVGNEQAAARLRERLGSGYKPEIVCGSEGLELVARHEAASMVMTAVVGSVGVAPTLAAIEAGKTIGLANKETLVSAGPVVMKRAKEKGVAIIPVDSEHSAVFQCLQGERAEDVARVILTASGGSFRHLSRQELQKVTKEQALAHPNWSMGAKITIDSATMMNKGFEVIEAHWLFDLPYEQIDCVLHYESIIHSMVEYKDRAVMAQLGTPDMKVPIQYAMSYPGRKNLTTEPLDLVKIGSLHFAAMDFERYPLLQLAYECGKAGGTYTAVLNAANEVAVDLFLKGAIAFLDIEKVVRQTCEAHKGVHNPELEEIFEADRWARTHALASV from the coding sequence GTGAAAAAAATAGCGCTCTTGGGTTCAACCGGCTCGATTGGAACAAGCACGCTGGAAGTCGTGGAACAGCATCCCGAAGAGTTTTCTGTCGTCGCCATGGCAGCAGGGACGAATGTGGAGCTGCTCGCCCAGCAGGTCGAAACGTTTCGGCCTGAGCTTGTTTCGGTGGGGAACGAGCAGGCGGCTGCCCGGCTTCGCGAACGACTGGGGAGCGGATACAAGCCCGAGATTGTCTGCGGTTCAGAAGGGCTTGAGTTGGTTGCCCGCCATGAAGCCGCCAGCATGGTCATGACCGCTGTCGTTGGCAGTGTAGGGGTCGCTCCTACACTCGCGGCGATCGAGGCAGGAAAAACGATCGGGCTTGCGAACAAGGAAACGCTGGTGAGCGCAGGACCCGTCGTGATGAAGCGGGCGAAGGAAAAGGGCGTGGCGATCATCCCGGTTGACAGCGAGCATTCCGCTGTTTTTCAATGTCTGCAGGGAGAGCGGGCAGAAGATGTGGCGCGGGTCATTTTGACGGCATCAGGCGGTTCTTTTCGCCATTTGAGCCGCCAAGAGCTGCAGAAGGTGACAAAAGAGCAGGCATTGGCGCACCCGAACTGGAGCATGGGCGCAAAAATCACCATTGACTCGGCTACGATGATGAACAAAGGCTTCGAGGTGATCGAGGCCCACTGGTTGTTTGATTTGCCGTACGAACAAATCGACTGCGTGCTGCATTATGAAAGTATCATTCACTCTATGGTAGAATACAAAGACCGGGCCGTGATGGCGCAACTGGGCACGCCGGATATGAAAGTGCCGATCCAGTACGCCATGAGCTATCCCGGCAGAAAAAATCTGACTACGGAACCTCTTGATCTGGTCAAAATCGGCTCGCTTCATTTTGCTGCCATGGATTTTGAACGCTATCCTCTGCTACAATTGGCATATGAGTGCGGGAAAGCGGGAGGCACGTACACCGCTGTCCTGAATGCAGCCAATGAAGTGGCTGTCGATCTTTTCCTCAAGGGGGCGATTGCCTTCCTCGACATCGAAAAGGTCGTCAGACAGACGTGCGAGGCTCATAAGGGCGTGCATAATCCTGAACTGGAAGAGATTTTTGAAGCTGATCGGTGGGCGCGCACGCATGCGCTTGCGTCCGTATAA
- the rseP gene encoding RIP metalloprotease RseP gives MPFPNMDSVESILAIVVVFGALVFVHELGHFLLAKKAGILCREFALGMGPKIFRVKGGETEYTLRLLPIGGMVRMAGEDPEMDMLKPHMEVSLERDALGKVTHFLLDGPGSASPRAITGTVVRFDLEKDLHIVLDVGGEERQFSVHPQAQLVKDGQEVQIAPLNRQFKGKTISQRFWAIFAGPFANFLLAFVLFIAIGLLYGVPKDIPYLGEVRANGPAAEAGLMQGDKIISIQGQPVASWKEIVQIISTSPGKEMKFEYERNGQRNSVLVKVAKDENNVGKIMVTNPLTYAPGEVLKYGASSTYEFTAMILKSLGMLFTGSVGLNDLSGPVGIFKMTGEFAQQGMAILMKWAAALSINLGLFNLLPLPALDGGRLAFLAVEALRGRPVDPHKEGMVHFLGFAFLMLLILVVTWNDLQRLFFQ, from the coding sequence TTGCCTTTTCCCAACATGGATTCCGTTGAATCAATTCTCGCGATCGTCGTCGTTTTTGGTGCGCTCGTTTTCGTGCACGAGCTCGGACACTTTCTTTTGGCAAAAAAAGCAGGGATTCTGTGCCGCGAATTTGCGCTGGGAATGGGGCCAAAAATTTTTCGCGTGAAGGGGGGAGAAACGGAATACACTCTTCGCCTCTTACCTATTGGAGGTATGGTCCGCATGGCGGGCGAAGACCCCGAGATGGATATGTTGAAGCCGCACATGGAAGTAAGCCTGGAGCGGGATGCGTTAGGAAAGGTAACCCATTTTTTGCTGGATGGACCGGGGAGCGCTTCCCCTCGGGCGATTACAGGTACGGTTGTTCGCTTTGACTTGGAAAAAGATTTGCATATCGTGCTGGATGTGGGCGGGGAAGAGCGCCAGTTTTCCGTTCATCCCCAGGCGCAACTGGTTAAAGATGGACAAGAGGTGCAAATCGCGCCTTTGAACAGGCAGTTTAAAGGCAAGACGATCTCGCAGCGCTTCTGGGCCATTTTTGCCGGGCCTTTTGCCAACTTCCTGCTGGCGTTTGTCCTGTTCATCGCGATCGGGCTTTTGTATGGGGTGCCAAAAGACATCCCGTATTTGGGCGAGGTCAGAGCAAACGGCCCGGCGGCCGAGGCGGGCTTGATGCAAGGGGACAAAATTATTTCCATTCAGGGACAGCCTGTGGCTTCCTGGAAAGAAATCGTCCAGATTATCAGTACGTCGCCGGGTAAAGAAATGAAGTTTGAGTACGAGCGCAATGGACAGCGCAACTCGGTTTTGGTCAAGGTCGCAAAAGACGAAAATAACGTGGGCAAAATCATGGTGACGAACCCATTGACGTATGCCCCGGGAGAAGTGTTGAAGTACGGCGCTTCCTCGACTTATGAGTTCACGGCGATGATTTTGAAAAGCTTAGGGATGCTCTTTACCGGCTCTGTAGGGCTTAACGACCTGAGCGGTCCGGTGGGCATCTTCAAAATGACCGGAGAGTTCGCCCAGCAAGGCATGGCGATTTTGATGAAGTGGGCAGCCGCCCTCTCGATCAACCTGGGGCTGTTCAATTTGCTGCCGCTTCCGGCCCTGGACGGCGGTCGACTGGCATTTCTCGCGGTAGAAGCGCTGCGCGGGCGTCCGGTTGATCCGCACAAAGAAGGCATGGTGCATTTTCTCGGCTTCGCCTTTTTGATGCTGTTAATTTTGGTTGTAACCTGGAACGATCTGCAACGGTTGTTCTTTCAATAA
- the ispG gene encoding flavodoxin-dependent (E)-4-hydroxy-3-methylbut-2-enyl-diphosphate synthase codes for MYKREETKPVFVGGVQIGGQKSVVIQSMTTADTRDVEKTLAEIQRLHDAGCQIVRLAVINEDAARAIKKIKERSPLPLVADIHFDHRLALIALESGIDKIRINPGNIGSKEKTKRVVEACRERNVPIRIGVNSGSVERRLLEKYGYPSPEAIVESAVDHVEILEDLNYDNIVISLKSSDVPTMIQTYSLMAQKRNYPLHVGVTEAGTQFSGAIKSSVGIGTVLSMGIGDTIRVSLTADPVEEIKVAKQILRSLDIVNNDPVVIACPSCGRCAIDLIGLATKVEDAISTLKVPLKVAVMGCAVNGPGEAREADVGVAGGNGEGLIFRNGVIVRKVKENELFEELMKEINEMVNEKKPTEVG; via the coding sequence ATGTACAAGCGCGAGGAGACGAAACCGGTTTTTGTGGGAGGCGTGCAAATCGGTGGCCAAAAAAGCGTAGTAATTCAATCGATGACGACAGCAGACACGCGTGATGTAGAGAAGACACTGGCCGAGATTCAAAGACTTCATGATGCCGGTTGCCAAATTGTCCGCCTGGCCGTCATCAATGAAGACGCAGCCCGCGCCATCAAAAAAATCAAGGAGCGTTCCCCGCTGCCGCTCGTTGCGGACATCCATTTCGACCACAGGCTGGCACTGATCGCTCTTGAGAGCGGCATCGACAAAATCCGGATCAACCCCGGAAACATCGGTTCCAAGGAAAAAACAAAACGCGTGGTCGAAGCTTGCCGCGAGCGCAATGTACCGATCCGCATCGGGGTAAACTCCGGCTCCGTGGAAAGAAGGCTGCTGGAGAAGTACGGCTATCCTTCGCCGGAAGCGATTGTCGAGAGCGCAGTAGACCACGTGGAAATTTTGGAAGACTTGAATTACGATAATATCGTCATCTCCCTGAAATCTTCCGACGTGCCGACGATGATCCAAACGTATTCGCTGATGGCGCAAAAGCGCAACTACCCGCTGCACGTAGGGGTGACGGAGGCAGGTACGCAGTTTTCCGGCGCGATCAAGTCTTCCGTCGGGATCGGGACCGTGCTGTCGATGGGTATCGGCGACACGATCCGCGTATCGCTGACGGCCGACCCGGTGGAGGAAATCAAGGTGGCGAAGCAAATTTTGCGCAGCCTCGATATCGTCAACAACGATCCGGTCGTCATCGCGTGCCCGTCCTGCGGCCGTTGTGCGATCGACTTGATCGGACTGGCGACAAAGGTTGAGGACGCGATCTCCACTTTGAAAGTTCCGCTGAAAGTAGCTGTCATGGGCTGCGCCGTAAACGGGCCGGGCGAAGCGCGCGAAGCGGATGTCGGCGTTGCGGGCGGCAACGGCGAAGGGCTGATTTTCCGCAATGGTGTCATTGTTCGGAAAGTGAAAGAAAACGAACTGTTTGAAGAGCTGATGAAAGAAATTAACGAAATGGTCAACGAGAAAAAACCTACCGAGGTAGGCTGA
- a CDS encoding proline--tRNA ligase gives MKQSQMLIPTLREVPADAEIASHKLLLRAGMARQLASGIYTYLPLALRTLHKIQAIVREEMNKAGAQELLMPAMQPAELWHQTGRWDVYGPELVRLRDRHDRSFALGPTHEEVITSLVRDEINSYKKLPINLYQIQTKFRDEVRPRFGLIRCREFIMKDAYSFDTTQEGLDRNFQAMYDAYTNIFTRVGLNFRAVEADAGAIGGKGTYEFMALCDIGEDTIAYSEEGDFAANLEKAEVVYKPSAKPTEEAPAREKVHTPGIKTIDQLVQFLNIEAKQIIKSLLYRVDDKLVMVLVRGDHELNEVKLKNLYDATIVGLASEADIVSVTGAPAGFVGPVGLDGEKVEIIADNYVQDVYDGIVGANETDYHLTHVVPGRDFAVSRFADLRNITEGDECPRTGGAIKFARGVEVGHVFKLGTKYSTAMGATYLDENGRSQPMIMGCYGIGVSRTIAAVIEQNNDENGIIWPVAVAPFHVHVIPVNVKVEEQRQISEQITEALQKAGVEVLFDDRPERAGVKFKDADLIGLPLRITVSDKAAQEGTVEVRVRKNGETVNVKLEDLVSEVKTMLARVDHTGAALFGNE, from the coding sequence TTGAAGCAAAGTCAAATGTTGATTCCTACCTTGCGGGAAGTGCCTGCGGATGCGGAGATTGCCAGCCATAAGCTGCTTCTCCGCGCCGGTATGGCCCGCCAACTGGCTTCCGGGATTTATACGTACCTGCCATTGGCGCTTCGTACCCTGCATAAAATCCAGGCCATTGTGCGTGAAGAGATGAACAAGGCAGGGGCCCAGGAGCTGTTGATGCCTGCCATGCAGCCTGCTGAGCTGTGGCATCAGACAGGCCGCTGGGATGTGTACGGCCCAGAGCTTGTGCGTTTGCGCGACCGTCACGACCGCTCCTTTGCGCTCGGACCGACTCACGAAGAAGTCATCACCAGCCTGGTTCGCGACGAGATCAACTCGTACAAAAAGCTCCCGATCAACCTGTACCAAATCCAGACGAAGTTTCGCGATGAAGTGCGTCCGCGCTTCGGCTTGATCCGTTGCCGCGAGTTTATCATGAAGGACGCGTATTCGTTTGATACGACCCAGGAAGGACTGGATCGCAACTTCCAGGCGATGTACGACGCCTACACGAACATTTTCACCCGTGTCGGCCTGAATTTCCGCGCAGTAGAAGCGGACGCAGGCGCGATTGGCGGAAAAGGCACGTACGAGTTTATGGCCTTGTGTGACATCGGCGAAGACACGATTGCCTACTCCGAAGAAGGCGATTTTGCAGCCAACCTGGAAAAAGCGGAAGTCGTGTACAAGCCATCCGCGAAGCCGACGGAAGAAGCGCCAGCCCGCGAAAAAGTACATACGCCGGGGATCAAGACCATCGACCAGCTCGTCCAGTTCCTGAACATCGAAGCGAAGCAAATCATCAAGAGCCTCCTCTACCGCGTCGATGACAAGCTGGTAATGGTGCTTGTGCGCGGTGACCACGAGCTGAATGAAGTGAAGCTGAAAAACTTGTACGATGCGACAATCGTCGGTTTGGCATCCGAAGCGGATATCGTTTCCGTGACAGGGGCGCCTGCCGGATTCGTTGGCCCTGTCGGCTTGGATGGCGAAAAAGTGGAAATCATCGCGGACAACTACGTCCAGGATGTGTATGACGGCATCGTTGGCGCAAACGAAACCGACTACCATCTGACTCATGTTGTGCCAGGCCGTGATTTTGCCGTTTCCCGTTTTGCTGATTTGCGCAACATCACAGAAGGCGATGAGTGCCCGCGTACAGGCGGCGCGATCAAGTTTGCGCGTGGGGTGGAAGTCGGCCATGTGTTCAAGCTCGGAACGAAGTACTCAACAGCGATGGGAGCAACGTACCTGGATGAGAACGGCCGCAGCCAGCCGATGATTATGGGCTGCTACGGGATCGGCGTATCGCGGACGATCGCTGCTGTCATTGAACAAAACAACGATGAGAATGGCATCATTTGGCCAGTAGCTGTCGCTCCTTTCCATGTACATGTGATCCCGGTCAATGTTAAAGTAGAGGAGCAACGCCAAATCAGCGAACAAATTACCGAAGCTTTGCAAAAAGCGGGCGTGGAAGTTTTGTTCGACGACCGCCCGGAGCGTGCTGGCGTGAAGTTCAAGGATGCTGATTTGATCGGCCTGCCGCTGCGCATTACCGTATCGGACAAAGCGGCGCAAGAGGGCACCGTCGAAGTTCGCGTCCGCAAAAACGGGGAAACCGTGAACGTGAAGCTGGAGGACCTCGTATCTGAAGTGAAAACGATGCTTGCTCGTGTAGACCATACCGGGGCAGCCCTGTTCGGCAACGAGTAA